In one Lolium rigidum isolate FL_2022 chromosome 3, APGP_CSIRO_Lrig_0.1, whole genome shotgun sequence genomic region, the following are encoded:
- the LOC124695068 gene encoding G-patch domain-containing protein 1-like: MAAPEAPTCYVGVARQSAAFRLMKQMGWEEGEGLGKDKQGIKGHVRVKQKQDTLGVGVDTAQNKWAYDTTQFDDILKKLKVQSSNPDKKEVEDVISSPDSTPKKEKPAKDEVAKVTRPQGRYKKRERGKSVKGYSAIDLQGILVRKNESDCEVDQEVQPSGVEETDIIMCQTAVSQAEDVNWWGHKFGYVSGGFLGAKSRKKKSSTQKDPNARQMFGEDDQENLYNLVQDKATSGKQGLGIKDLPIKIAGHRWKGNKKSLGDSDDENSTQSELSELEEDEDEEGSGSDAEIKEIQQTAVKDVPVDAKPRIKFKKLCKKILRQAPSQSMKLKELKEAVEAQSTIFSDFSCRREALTFLKTKLQGSRKFNLEGKRVHLVS; encoded by the exons atggccgcgccggAGGCACCAACATGCTACGTCGGGGTCGCGCGCCAGTCCGCCGCCTTCCGCCTCATGAAGCAAATG GGATGGGAAGAAGGTGAAGGCCTTGGGAAAGACAAGCAAGGCATAAAGGGGCATGTTAGAGTGAAGCAAAAGCAGGACACACTAG GTGTTGGTGTAGACACTGCTCAGAACAAATGGGCATACGATACCACCCAATTTGATGATATACTaaagaaactgaaagtg CAATCTTCTAATCCTGATAAAAAAG aggttgAGGATGTAATCAGTTCGCCTGACAGTACACCTAAGAAAGAAAAACCTGCAAAGGATGAAGTCGCCAAAGTTACCCGGCCTCAAGGAAG ATACAAGAAACGAGAGAGGGGGAAAAGTGTGAAGGGTTATTCAGCAATTGATCTTCAAGGCATACTT GTTCGAAAAAATGAAAGTGATTGTGAGGTAGATCAGGAAGTTCAACCGTCAGGCGTGGAAGAGACTGATATCATCATGTGTCAGACTGCAG TATCCCAAGCTGAAGATGTGAACTGGTGGGGGCACAAGTTCGGATATGTATCAGGAGGCTTTTTAGGAGCAAAATCTCGCAAGAAGAAATCGTCCACACAAAAAGATCCTAATGCCCGCCAGATGTTTGGGGAAGACGATCAAGAAAATCTATACAACCTTGTCCAG GACAAAGCTACATCTGGAAAGCAGGGTCTTGGCATCAAGGACCTGCCAATTAAAATTGCTGGCCACCGTTGGAAAGGGAACAAAAAATCTCTTGGTGATAGTGATGATGAAAATTCTACCCAGTCTGAATTATCAGAattggaagaggatgaagacgaggaAGGATCTGGTAGTGATGCTGAAATAAAAGAAATTCAGCAGACAGCAGTGAAAGATGTTCCTGTGGATGCTAAACCTAGAATCAAatttaagaaactttgcaaaaaaATACTTCGTCAG GCACCATCTCAATCCATGAAACTGAAGGAGCTGAAGGAAGCTGTCGAAGCACAATCAACTATATTTTCCGACTTCTCCTGTAGACGCGAAGCTCTAACCTTCCTGAAGACGAAG CTACAAGGAAGCAGGAAATTCAACCTGGAGGGCAAGAGGGTGCATCTTGTATCATGA
- the LOC124695070 gene encoding sphingoid long-chain bases kinase 2, mitochondrial-like, with the protein MASPAAPRPALIRPRASRSHSQLGAVSLASDNSASTASSRRRRDFVFVVNPSGANGRTGKQWTQLLPQLRTRLADQCNICECITSGPSDAIDVTREAIKDGADAVIAVGGDGTLHEVVNGFFWKGSPVRALDRGPDHLTALGLIPLGTGSDFARTFGWSNDPRQAIDRIVRGVKSKLDIGMMEGLSGDPHFFVNVADIHLSAKAGYFASMYKRFGNLCYVIGALRGFWGHNNRDMRIKVNGGEWQTVDKVTALCVGNAKYFGGGMKITPTADPFSGDLEVVILQNFKWYDFLLKLHRLYGGTHLTVNGVSSMRVQSIEVAEVVANGDIFVQSDGEHFGFLPTKFSVLPGAVDFFC; encoded by the exons ATggcctcgccggcggcgccgAGGCCGGCGCTGATCCGGCCGCGCGCCTCCCGCAGCCACTCCCAGTTGGGCGCGGTCAGCCTCGCGTCCGACAATTCCGCCtccacggcctcctcccgccgccgccgcgacttCGTCTTCGTCGTCAACCCCTCCG GCGCCAATGGCCGCACGGGCAAGCAGTGGACGCAGCTGCTCCCCCAACTCCGCACCCGCCTCGCTGACCAATGCAAC ATTTGTGAGTGCATCACTTCGGGCCCGTCCGACGCCATAGATGTCACGAGGGAG GCTATAAAGGATGGGGCTGATGCTGTGATTGCTGTCGGCGGAGATGGGACCCTTCATGAG GTGGTGAACGGATTCTTTTGGAAAGGCAGCCCAGTCCGCGCTCTTGATCGAGGGCCTGACCATTTAACGGCACTTGGT CTCATTCCACTTGGAACTGGATCAGATTTTGCTAGGACATTTGGCTG GTCAAATGATCCCCGTCAAGCGATTGATCGAATTGTCAGAG GAGTTAAATCAAAACTAGACATAGGCATGATGGAAGGTCTAAGTGGAGACCCCCATTTCTTTGTTAATGTTGCTGATATCCATCT GAGTGCCAAGGCAGGTTATTTTGCGTCTATGTACAAGAGATTTGGCAACTTATGTTATGTTATTGGAGCTCTGAGAGGCTTTTGGGGACATAATAATCGAGATATGAGAATAAAG GTAAATGGTGGAGAGTGGCAAACAGTTGATAAAGTCACTGCTCTATGCGTAGGAAATGCCAAGTACTTTGGTGGTGGCATGAAGATAACTCCAACAGCTGATCCTTTTAGCGGTGACCTTGAG GTTGTTATTCTACAAAATTTCAAGTGGTACGATTTTCTTCTTAAGCTACATAGGCTGTATGGAGGCACACATTTAACTGTGAACGGCGTGTCATCAATGAG GGTTCAATCAATTGAAGTAGCAGAGGTGGTGGCTAATGGTGACATCTTCGTGCAGTCTGATGGGGAGCATTTTGGCTTCCTTCCAACCAAATTCTCAGTTCTTCCCGGCGCAGTTGATTTCTTCTGCTAG